One Chaetodon trifascialis isolate fChaTrf1 chromosome 21, fChaTrf1.hap1, whole genome shotgun sequence genomic window carries:
- the cdc42ep4b gene encoding cdc42 effector protein 4, producing the protein MPILKQLVNNSNQSKRRSRADLTAEMISAPLGDFRHTMHVGRGGDAFGDTSFLSTRSGEPPREPDTKQDSPGPKPGLLSRTFRSSKRSQSVNRGDKYDYNMMAPSGGSSNYVKNAISLPYLNDEDTNRGPQLPKSVSSSPMKRLTEIESKPVNGAAAMATLDAEFDERNFGELTDLPPSMPKGGGMKHAESMMSFHIDLGPSMLGDILSVMEKKGWEEDDLGYEEGKGSEGRASPSHIPHIDDDVEEQAPARPPRSMYQQKAMVEPYTPELHTRNNHHNLDSCSVSSCGSAAEEKPQYHLHDGDTDSAKYSSPRGEDDRDFTFMDDDDDEIRV; encoded by the coding sequence ATGCCTATTCTCAAGCAGCTGGTGAACAACTCTAACCAGTCGAAGCGGCGGTCTCGGGCTGACCTGACCGCAGAGATGATCAGCGCTCCACTGGGGGACTTCCGCCACACCATGCACGTTGGCAGGGGAGGAGACGCCTTCGGGGACACTTCATTTCTGAGCACCCGATCAGGAGAACCTCCCAGGGAGCCAGACACTAAGCAGGACTCCCCGGGCCCCAAACCAGGGCTGCTGTCCCGCACCTTCAGAAGCAGCAAGCGCTCCCAGTCGGTAAACCGGGGGGACAAGTATGACTACAATATGATGGCGCCTTCTGGTGGTTCGTCCAACTATGTGAAAAACGCCATATCCCTGCCCTACCTAAACGACGAGGACACTAACAGAGGACCCCAGCTGCCGAAGAGCGTTTCCTCAAGCCCCATGAAGAGGCTCACAGAGATCGAAAGCAAGCCAGTAAACGGAGCGGCAGCAATGGCGACGCTGGACGCGGAGTTCGACGAGCGGAATTTCGGCGAGCTTACAGATTTGCCTCCATCCATGCCTAAAGGAGGCGGCATGAAGCACGCCGAGTCCATGATGTCCTTCCACATTGACCTGGGGCCCTCCATGCTCGGGGACATCTTGAGCGTGATGGAGAAGAAAGGCTGGGAGGAGGACGACCTCGGCTACGAAGAAGGCAAGGGTAGCGAGGGCCGTGCGTCGCCGTCCCACATTCCCCACATAGATgatgatgtggaggagcaggcGCCTGCGAGGCCGCCTCGCAGCATGTACCAGCAGAAGGCCATGGTGGAGCCCTACACCCCGGAGCTACACACCAGGAACAACCACCACAACCTGGACAGCTGCTCCGTGTCCAGCTGTGGCTCAGCCGCGGAGGAGAAACCTCAGTACCACCTCCACGACGGCGACACGGACAGTGCCAAGTACAGCTCGCCACGTGGGGAAGATGACAGAGATTTCACCTTCATggatgacgacgacgatgagATTCGAGTGTAG